A region from the Eleginops maclovinus isolate JMC-PN-2008 ecotype Puerto Natales chromosome 17, JC_Emac_rtc_rv5, whole genome shotgun sequence genome encodes:
- the LOC134878937 gene encoding protein PHTF2-like isoform X1, whose product MASKVKDAVVWYQKKIGAYDQQIWEKSVEQREIKGLRNKPKKTGHVKPDLIDVDLVRGSAFAKAKPESPWTSLTRKGIVRVVCFPFFYRWWIQVTSRTIFLLLLALYLLQVAATVLYVIIPQPHGIPTTEVFGAIWLMLLLGTVHCQIVSTRTPKPASSSGGKRRRKLRKASQMEVHREGDGSSTTDNTKEGAPHSHSASSTYSLGTLFQDFWHDICKAGSKKSKLSIDKSTETDNGYVSLDGRVTNRSSEEGLQLHEQRCDSLNRTDEVCWTSLVPPAHTHTPRSTGLILASSNKEPASDEASSEEDPEASYRALRRGVERMNSDCTLRNRKSTHHYKKHYAVEDVPKSGTSCSSRCSSLRTQDSESTRHESETEDVMWEDFLHCAECRSSCTSETEGEGGGTPVCPPAKKEYRDDPFHQGHSPWLHSSHPGLERVSAIVWEGNECKKADMSVLEISGMIMNKVNLFTPGIGYQVFGNLVSVTLGLTPFVYRLAQYRDLDQLMSLSANELLSVALGGGSGSDALVITMVTLSFLVRVCLIWLFFFLLSVAERTYKQRLLFAKLFGHLTSARRARKSEVPHFRLKKVQNIKMWLSLRSYLKRRGPQRSVDVIVSSAFLLTLSVVFICCAQLLHVHETFLECHYNWELVIWCSSLSLFLLRFVTLGSETSKKYSNTSILLTEQINLYLKMEKKPNKKEELTLVNNVLKLATKLLKELDTPFRLYGLTMNPLLYNITQVVILSAVSGVISDLLGFNLKLWKIKS is encoded by the exons ATGGCTTCCAAAGTAAAAGATGCCGTGGTGTGGTACCAGAAAAAG ATTGGCGCCTATGACCAACAGATATGGGAGAAATCAGTGGAGCAGCGAGAAATAAAG GGCTTGAGGAACAAGCCAAAGAAGACGGGACATGTCAAACCTGACCTGATAGACGTGGACTTGGTTAGAG GGTCGGCCTTTGCAAAGGCCAAACCAGAGAGTCCATGGACGTCCCTGACCCGGAAGGGTATCGTCAGAGTGGTCTGCTTTCCGTTCTTTTATCGATGGTGGATCCAGGTCACCTCCAGAACCATCTTCCTCTTGCTGCTTGCTCTCTATCTGCTgcagg TGGCAGCAACAGTCCTGTATGTGATCATCCCACAGCCTCATGGGATACCGACCACCGAAGTGTTTGGAGCCATCTGGCTCATGCTGCTGCTCGGCACCGTCCACTGCCAGATCGTCTCCACCAGGACGCCCAAACCGGCCTCCAGCAGCGGGGGAAAGAGACGCAG GAAGTTGAGGAAGGCCTCTCAGATGGAGGTGCATAGGGAAGGCGACGGGTCTAGCACTACCGATAACACAAAGGAGGGGGCGCCACACTCCCACTCAGCCAGCAGCACATACAGCCTGGGCACTCTCTTCCAAGATTTCTGGCATGATATCTGTAAAGCTGG ATCTAAAAAGTCCAAACTGTCCATCGACAAGTCCACAGAGACGGACAACGGCTACGTGTCGCTGGACGGCCGGGTGACCAACCGCAGCAGCGAGGAGGGGCTGCAGCTCCACGAGCAGCGATGTGATTCGCTGAACAGGACAGACGAGGTCTGCTGGACCTCTCTGGTCCCTcccgcacacactcacacaccccgCAGCACGGGGCTGATACTGGCCAGCAGCAACAAG GAGCCGGCATCAGACGAGGCGTCCAGTGAGGAGGACCCTGAAGCGTCCTACAGAGCTCTACGGCGGGGGGTGGAGAGAATGAACAGCGACTGTACGCTCAGAAACCGCAAGAGCACACACCACTACAAGAAACACTACGCTGTGGAG GACGTCCCAAAGTCTGGcaccagctgcagctccagaTGTTCCAGTCTGAGGACTCAGGACTCGGAGAGCACTCGACACGAGTCGGAGACAGAGGACGTGATGTGGGAGGACTTCCTGCACTGTGCCGAGTGCAGGTCCTCCTGCACCTCAGAGACAG agggagaaggaggagggacGCCGGTCTGCCCCCCCGCTAAAAAGGAATACAGAGACGACCCCTTCCACCAG GGTCACTCCCCCTGGCTGCACAGCTCTCACCCCGGTCTGGAGAGAGTGAGCGCCATAGTGTGGGAGGGAAACGAGTGTAAGAAGGCCGACATGTCCGTCCTGGAGATCAGCGGCATGATCATGAACAAA GTGAACCTCTTCACTCCTGGTATTGGTTACCAGGTCTTTGGGAACCTGGTTTCCGTGACGCTCGGCCTCACACCTTTTGTGTACAG GCTGGCTCAGTACCGGGACCTGGATCAGCTGATGTCTCTTTCAGCCAATGAGctgctgtctgtggctctgGGGGGCGGCTCTGGATCGGACGCCTTGGTGATCACCATGGTAACACTCAGCTTCCTGGTGCGCGTCTGCCTTATATGGCTGTTCTTCTTCCTGCTCAGCGTGGCAGAGAGGACGTAcaaacag AGGCTGCTGTTTGCCAAGCTGTTTGGTCACCTGACTTCAGCCCGCAGAGCCAGGAAGTCTGAAGTCCCTCACTTCAGACTGAAGAAAGTCCAGAACATCAAGATGTGGCTGTCGTTACGCTCCTACCTCAAG CGGCGGGGTCCTCAGCGGTCCGTGGATGTGATCGTGTCGTCGGCCTTCCTGCTCACTCTGTCAGTCGTCTTCATCTGCTGCGCTCAG CTGCTGCACGTGCACGAGACGTTCCTGGAGTGTCACTATAACTGGGAGCTGGTGATCTGGTGCTCCAGTCTGTCTCTGTTCCTGCTCAGGTTCGTCACGCTGGGCTCCGAGACCAGCAAGAAGTACAGCAACACCTCCATACTGCTCActgaacag ATTAACCTGTACCTGAAGATGGAGAAGAAGCCAAACAAGAAAGAGGAGCTGACTCTGGTTAACAACGTCCTGAAGCTGGCCACCAAACTGCTCAAG gagttGGACACTCCCTTCAGGCTGTACGGTTTGACGATGAACCCTCTGCTCTACAACATCACCCAGGTGGTCATCCTGTCCGCTGTGTCGGGGGTCATCTCTGACCTGTTAGGATTTAACCTGAAG CTATGGAAGATCAAATCGTGA
- the LOC134878937 gene encoding protein PHTF2-like isoform X2 codes for MASKVKDAVVWYQKKIGAYDQQIWEKSVEQREIKGLRNKPKKTGHVKPDLIDVDLVRGSAFAKAKPESPWTSLTRKGIVRVVCFPFFYRWWIQVTSRTIFLLLLALYLLQVAATVLYVIIPQPHGIPTTEVFGAIWLMLLLGTVHCQIVSTRTPKPASSSGGKRRRSKKSKLSIDKSTETDNGYVSLDGRVTNRSSEEGLQLHEQRCDSLNRTDEVCWTSLVPPAHTHTPRSTGLILASSNKEPASDEASSEEDPEASYRALRRGVERMNSDCTLRNRKSTHHYKKHYAVEDVPKSGTSCSSRCSSLRTQDSESTRHESETEDVMWEDFLHCAECRSSCTSETEGEGGGTPVCPPAKKEYRDDPFHQGHSPWLHSSHPGLERVSAIVWEGNECKKADMSVLEISGMIMNKVNLFTPGIGYQVFGNLVSVTLGLTPFVYRLAQYRDLDQLMSLSANELLSVALGGGSGSDALVITMVTLSFLVRVCLIWLFFFLLSVAERTYKQRLLFAKLFGHLTSARRARKSEVPHFRLKKVQNIKMWLSLRSYLKRRGPQRSVDVIVSSAFLLTLSVVFICCAQLLHVHETFLECHYNWELVIWCSSLSLFLLRFVTLGSETSKKYSNTSILLTEQINLYLKMEKKPNKKEELTLVNNVLKLATKLLKELDTPFRLYGLTMNPLLYNITQVVILSAVSGVISDLLGFNLKLWKIKS; via the exons ATGGCTTCCAAAGTAAAAGATGCCGTGGTGTGGTACCAGAAAAAG ATTGGCGCCTATGACCAACAGATATGGGAGAAATCAGTGGAGCAGCGAGAAATAAAG GGCTTGAGGAACAAGCCAAAGAAGACGGGACATGTCAAACCTGACCTGATAGACGTGGACTTGGTTAGAG GGTCGGCCTTTGCAAAGGCCAAACCAGAGAGTCCATGGACGTCCCTGACCCGGAAGGGTATCGTCAGAGTGGTCTGCTTTCCGTTCTTTTATCGATGGTGGATCCAGGTCACCTCCAGAACCATCTTCCTCTTGCTGCTTGCTCTCTATCTGCTgcagg TGGCAGCAACAGTCCTGTATGTGATCATCCCACAGCCTCATGGGATACCGACCACCGAAGTGTTTGGAGCCATCTGGCTCATGCTGCTGCTCGGCACCGTCCACTGCCAGATCGTCTCCACCAGGACGCCCAAACCGGCCTCCAGCAGCGGGGGAAAGAGACGCAG ATCTAAAAAGTCCAAACTGTCCATCGACAAGTCCACAGAGACGGACAACGGCTACGTGTCGCTGGACGGCCGGGTGACCAACCGCAGCAGCGAGGAGGGGCTGCAGCTCCACGAGCAGCGATGTGATTCGCTGAACAGGACAGACGAGGTCTGCTGGACCTCTCTGGTCCCTcccgcacacactcacacaccccgCAGCACGGGGCTGATACTGGCCAGCAGCAACAAG GAGCCGGCATCAGACGAGGCGTCCAGTGAGGAGGACCCTGAAGCGTCCTACAGAGCTCTACGGCGGGGGGTGGAGAGAATGAACAGCGACTGTACGCTCAGAAACCGCAAGAGCACACACCACTACAAGAAACACTACGCTGTGGAG GACGTCCCAAAGTCTGGcaccagctgcagctccagaTGTTCCAGTCTGAGGACTCAGGACTCGGAGAGCACTCGACACGAGTCGGAGACAGAGGACGTGATGTGGGAGGACTTCCTGCACTGTGCCGAGTGCAGGTCCTCCTGCACCTCAGAGACAG agggagaaggaggagggacGCCGGTCTGCCCCCCCGCTAAAAAGGAATACAGAGACGACCCCTTCCACCAG GGTCACTCCCCCTGGCTGCACAGCTCTCACCCCGGTCTGGAGAGAGTGAGCGCCATAGTGTGGGAGGGAAACGAGTGTAAGAAGGCCGACATGTCCGTCCTGGAGATCAGCGGCATGATCATGAACAAA GTGAACCTCTTCACTCCTGGTATTGGTTACCAGGTCTTTGGGAACCTGGTTTCCGTGACGCTCGGCCTCACACCTTTTGTGTACAG GCTGGCTCAGTACCGGGACCTGGATCAGCTGATGTCTCTTTCAGCCAATGAGctgctgtctgtggctctgGGGGGCGGCTCTGGATCGGACGCCTTGGTGATCACCATGGTAACACTCAGCTTCCTGGTGCGCGTCTGCCTTATATGGCTGTTCTTCTTCCTGCTCAGCGTGGCAGAGAGGACGTAcaaacag AGGCTGCTGTTTGCCAAGCTGTTTGGTCACCTGACTTCAGCCCGCAGAGCCAGGAAGTCTGAAGTCCCTCACTTCAGACTGAAGAAAGTCCAGAACATCAAGATGTGGCTGTCGTTACGCTCCTACCTCAAG CGGCGGGGTCCTCAGCGGTCCGTGGATGTGATCGTGTCGTCGGCCTTCCTGCTCACTCTGTCAGTCGTCTTCATCTGCTGCGCTCAG CTGCTGCACGTGCACGAGACGTTCCTGGAGTGTCACTATAACTGGGAGCTGGTGATCTGGTGCTCCAGTCTGTCTCTGTTCCTGCTCAGGTTCGTCACGCTGGGCTCCGAGACCAGCAAGAAGTACAGCAACACCTCCATACTGCTCActgaacag ATTAACCTGTACCTGAAGATGGAGAAGAAGCCAAACAAGAAAGAGGAGCTGACTCTGGTTAACAACGTCCTGAAGCTGGCCACCAAACTGCTCAAG gagttGGACACTCCCTTCAGGCTGTACGGTTTGACGATGAACCCTCTGCTCTACAACATCACCCAGGTGGTCATCCTGTCCGCTGTGTCGGGGGTCATCTCTGACCTGTTAGGATTTAACCTGAAG CTATGGAAGATCAAATCGTGA